Proteins encoded within one genomic window of Sulfuricurvum sp.:
- a CDS encoding EAL domain-containing protein gives MKKIKQRAILYAMGLIVLLVVIFISTIIQDKKKVLDEKTSAHRSLLQNAFDLSLLDTEKGLSDLACKISSNRDIVDAFAARDREALYRLTLPYFQEAKRRGEIDMSGFVGADGAHFLRMQDPQKYGDNILKKRPLLAYALKTKKPITSLDVTIYDVALVTIIPIFKNDTFIGIIQTVAKIDRVQKRLDVHSGIKSAIAFNTQKLKMVLPDDQKISYSGFSLVSSNDPLFEHLPSTFSFHQSNRYEINNLDYVIASRSLSNYQNETIAMMICAFDITNDVKEYNAEIRNLLIISLILLTVVAIVLHFGFRILIRRIDRDAKITRELNHKLEHQLHTDHLTSLPNRNALIRDIHSTRFYALILLNIDNFKEINDFYGHAIGDETLLALSRSIHEAIQKYPMKLYKMPSDEYAIVITEPMSSLQLEVSRTDIVHYLQSKYYDVHGASIYVALTMGMDISMRSRNTNSLLANADMALKAAKKRHLSYMLYDETMQIKQEYQNNIFWSKKVKEAIEEKRFCLYYQPIIDPKNGDIVEYEALIRMIDSNGSTIPPSYFLPAAKQSRLYPLISQFVVTEVFKMLESTSHHYSINLSVDDIFDKPTKEFIIHKLRTSAHAKRLIFELLESEGIENYQEVSTFIAEVKQYGCRIAIDDFGTGYSNFAHILQLDVDILKIDGSLIRNIDNDPNAQTVLIAITEFSKRLGLKTVAEFVHSEAVYNKCNELGIDYLQGYYISEPKPLG, from the coding sequence GTGAAAAAGATCAAACAACGAGCGATACTCTATGCCATGGGGCTGATTGTATTACTCGTAGTGATTTTTATTTCAACTATAATCCAAGACAAAAAAAAGGTACTCGATGAGAAAACTTCCGCTCATCGATCACTGCTTCAAAACGCATTTGATTTATCCCTCCTCGATACCGAAAAAGGACTCAGTGATTTAGCCTGTAAAATCTCTTCCAACCGTGACATCGTCGATGCTTTCGCAGCACGTGACCGAGAAGCCCTCTACCGTCTTACACTCCCCTATTTCCAAGAAGCGAAAAGACGGGGAGAAATCGATATGAGCGGGTTTGTCGGAGCAGACGGCGCCCATTTTTTACGGATGCAAGATCCCCAAAAATACGGAGACAATATTCTTAAAAAACGGCCTCTTTTGGCCTATGCCCTTAAAACCAAAAAACCGATTACCTCCTTGGACGTCACCATCTATGACGTTGCGTTGGTCACTATCATCCCTATCTTCAAAAACGACACCTTCATAGGGATTATCCAAACGGTAGCTAAAATCGATCGAGTCCAAAAACGACTTGATGTCCATTCCGGGATCAAAAGTGCTATCGCGTTCAATACCCAAAAACTTAAAATGGTATTGCCGGATGATCAAAAAATCAGCTACAGCGGATTTTCACTCGTCTCATCCAATGACCCTCTATTTGAGCATCTTCCTTCAACATTTAGTTTCCATCAAAGCAATCGATACGAAATCAATAATTTGGATTATGTCATCGCGTCACGTTCTCTAAGCAATTATCAAAATGAGACGATCGCAATGATGATTTGCGCGTTCGATATTACCAATGACGTTAAAGAGTACAATGCAGAGATACGCAATCTTCTGATCATAAGTCTTATTTTACTCACGGTTGTAGCCATCGTACTTCATTTCGGGTTTAGAATTTTAATTCGCCGCATCGACCGTGATGCCAAAATCACCCGGGAACTGAATCACAAGTTGGAGCATCAGCTCCATACCGATCATCTTACGTCTCTTCCTAACCGTAATGCCCTAATCCGAGACATCCACTCTACCCGTTTTTACGCGCTTATTTTATTAAATATCGATAATTTTAAAGAGATCAATGACTTTTACGGCCATGCAATCGGAGATGAAACCCTCTTGGCATTGAGCCGATCGATCCATGAAGCCATTCAAAAATACCCGATGAAACTCTATAAAATGCCGTCGGATGAATACGCCATTGTTATTACAGAACCTATGAGTTCTCTGCAGCTCGAAGTCTCACGTACCGATATTGTTCACTATCTGCAATCCAAATATTATGATGTACACGGTGCCAGCATCTATGTCGCTTTAACGATGGGAATGGATATCTCAATGCGCAGCCGCAATACGAACAGTCTTTTGGCTAATGCCGATATGGCTCTGAAAGCGGCTAAAAAAAGGCACCTCAGCTATATGCTCTATGATGAAACGATGCAAATCAAACAAGAGTATCAAAATAATATTTTCTGGAGTAAAAAAGTTAAAGAAGCGATCGAAGAAAAACGTTTTTGTCTCTATTATCAGCCAATCATCGATCCTAAAAACGGAGATATTGTCGAGTATGAAGCGCTTATTCGTATGATTGACAGCAACGGTTCGACGATCCCGCCGAGCTATTTCCTCCCTGCTGCAAAACAATCGCGCCTTTATCCGTTAATTTCCCAATTCGTCGTAACTGAAGTGTTCAAAATGTTGGAGAGTACTTCCCATCATTACTCCATCAACCTCTCCGTAGATGATATTTTCGACAAACCTACAAAAGAATTTATAATCCATAAACTCCGTACCTCTGCACATGCAAAACGGTTGATTTTTGAACTCTTGGAGAGTGAAGGGATAGAAAATTACCAAGAGGTCTCAACGTTTATCGCAGAAGTAAAACAATACGGCTGTCGGATTGCAATCGATGATTTCGGTACGGGCTATTCGAACTTTGCCCACATCTTGCAGCTGGATGTCGATATTCTAAAAATCGACGGTTCTTTGATCCGTAACATCGATAACGATCCGAATGCGCAAACCGTCCTTATCGCAATCACAGAGTTCTCTAAACGTTTGGGACTTAAAACGGTCGCAGAATTCGTCCATTCCGAAGCCGTCTACAACAAATGCAACGAACTCGGAATCGACTATTTGCAAGGGTATTATATCAGCGAACCAAAACCGTTAGGATGA
- a CDS encoding YggS family pyridoxal phosphate-dependent enzyme, with product MTTLEQKLHFDTIIERVEKARLRVNDHHIVKIVAASKYVDAEAIKSLYEIGQRAFGENKVQDLMSKSEALDALPIEWHFIGTLQKNKINHLLSVRPHLLHSIDSIELAHALNERLERDNMTLRALVQVNSAYEESKSGFLPEVFHENYTRILEECPRLHLQGIMSIGAHVDDPKIVAKSFEITRQIFDSLPGATICSMGMSSDFELAIECGSNMVRLGSVLFPKA from the coding sequence ATGACGACACTGGAACAAAAACTTCACTTTGACACAATTATTGAGCGGGTTGAAAAAGCCCGTTTACGGGTAAACGATCATCACATTGTCAAAATTGTCGCTGCGAGCAAATACGTTGATGCAGAAGCGATCAAATCGCTTTACGAAATCGGTCAACGGGCTTTTGGAGAAAATAAAGTTCAGGATCTGATGAGCAAAAGTGAAGCGTTGGATGCCTTACCCATCGAATGGCATTTTATCGGTACACTTCAAAAAAATAAAATCAATCATCTCTTGAGTGTGCGGCCTCATCTGCTTCATTCCATTGACTCTATAGAACTTGCCCATGCACTCAATGAGCGTCTTGAACGAGACAATATGACATTGCGCGCTTTGGTTCAGGTCAACTCAGCCTATGAAGAGTCGAAAAGCGGCTTCCTTCCGGAAGTATTTCACGAAAATTACACCCGCATCCTTGAAGAGTGCCCGCGGCTACATCTGCAAGGAATCATGTCCATCGGGGCACATGTCGATGATCCGAAAATCGTTGCCAAAAGTTTTGAAATAACACGACAAATTTTTGATTCACTTCCGGGTGCAACTATCTGTTCCATGGGAATGAGCAGCGATTTTGAGCTGGCAATCGAATGCGGTTCCAATATGGTTCGCTTAGGGTCCGTTCTCTTCCCAAAAGCATAA
- a CDS encoding HAMP domain-containing sensor histidine kinase codes for MSDTISPSELKALIDQTYKVEEEYVALRQSYEFLQSTIEQVIEFLPNAIWIVEPDGSIFLQNSQAKELDSLFETLRYGEEDYEVNFKERSFLIKSAHHNEKHLLSATDITEQKRKENLATMGQMAAHLSHEIRNPIGSIALLASTLIKRVLPENRPIVEEIQKSLYRIERIIKATLMFSKGVSAQKNALKWWQIREALQSAIGYYSYAKPIEFIFPEEDFDLIGDLDLLSMLFSNFVFNAIDAIELDEEDEGTIEIVHHQEGPVHTFEIYDSGIEIENKKWLFEAFKSTKERGNGLGLVLAKNIAESHGGEITLCEGTRKGFRITLSS; via the coding sequence ATGAGTGATACGATTTCTCCCAGTGAGCTAAAAGCCCTTATCGATCAAACGTACAAGGTCGAAGAAGAATACGTGGCATTGCGCCAATCATATGAGTTTCTGCAATCGACGATTGAGCAGGTGATCGAATTTCTTCCCAATGCGATTTGGATCGTTGAACCAGACGGTTCGATCTTTCTGCAAAATTCACAGGCAAAAGAGCTTGACTCTTTATTTGAGACACTTCGCTACGGAGAAGAGGACTACGAAGTAAACTTCAAAGAACGCTCCTTCCTGATCAAATCAGCACACCACAATGAAAAGCATCTTTTGAGCGCAACGGATATCACGGAACAAAAACGGAAAGAAAATCTCGCCACAATGGGGCAAATGGCGGCTCATCTCTCCCACGAAATCCGTAACCCGATAGGCTCTATCGCGCTGCTTGCATCCACGCTGATCAAGAGGGTACTGCCTGAAAATCGTCCTATCGTGGAAGAGATTCAAAAATCGCTGTATCGTATTGAGCGGATTATCAAAGCGACTCTGATGTTTTCAAAAGGGGTCAGTGCGCAAAAAAACGCTCTCAAATGGTGGCAAATCCGTGAAGCACTGCAAAGTGCTATCGGCTATTACAGCTATGCCAAACCAATTGAGTTTATCTTCCCTGAGGAAGATTTTGATCTCATAGGGGATTTGGATCTGCTGAGTATGCTCTTTTCCAATTTTGTCTTTAATGCGATCGATGCGATTGAGCTGGATGAAGAAGATGAGGGTACGATCGAAATTGTCCATCATCAAGAGGGACCTGTGCATACTTTCGAAATTTATGATTCCGGTATTGAGATCGAGAATAAAAAGTGGCTGTTTGAGGCATTTAAAAGTACCAAAGAACGCGGGAACGGCTTGGGGCTGGTATTGGCTAAGAACATTGCCGAATCGCACGGAGGCGAGATAACGTTATGCGAGGGAACCCGAAAAGGATTTCGTATTACCCTCTCATCCTAA
- the rseP gene encoding RIP metalloprotease RseP, whose product MSWIAALLVLSVLIFFHELGHYTAARLFGVYVEVFSIGFGKKLASFRWLNTDWQISAIPLGGYVKMKGQDDLDPGAISYDDDSYNSKKPWQRIIILLAGPLANFVLAWIFFYAIALGGPQSLSPVIGNVLKDSPAYTAGLQKGDVVLSINNEKIREWNDLSDKIKSSVGTLTLTIKRNNSLQDIYVTPKITESQNMFKEKIYKPMVGIAPSGATQRLDLNPIDALSYASKETYTSSLLIFQSVQKLITGVVPAKEVGGVVSIVKITADATAYGWMSLLFFSALISVNLGVLNLLPIPALDGGHIMFNLYEIIRRKAPSEAVMTQLTIGGWIVLLGLMSLGLYNDITRLMQ is encoded by the coding sequence ATGAGTTGGATAGCTGCCCTCCTCGTCCTCTCCGTTCTGATTTTTTTTCACGAATTGGGACACTATACTGCGGCACGATTGTTCGGTGTTTACGTTGAAGTCTTCAGCATCGGTTTCGGAAAAAAACTGGCCTCATTCCGCTGGCTGAATACCGACTGGCAAATCTCGGCAATCCCTTTGGGGGGCTACGTCAAGATGAAGGGGCAGGATGATCTTGACCCGGGTGCTATCAGCTATGACGACGATAGTTATAACAGCAAGAAACCGTGGCAACGAATCATCATCCTCCTTGCCGGTCCGTTAGCCAACTTCGTTCTTGCATGGATCTTTTTTTATGCCATTGCACTCGGAGGGCCTCAAAGCCTTTCCCCTGTGATCGGAAACGTCCTCAAAGATTCTCCCGCATATACGGCAGGTCTTCAAAAAGGGGATGTTGTCCTTTCGATTAATAATGAAAAAATCCGCGAATGGAATGATCTTTCCGATAAGATCAAAAGTTCTGTCGGAACATTGACCCTCACCATTAAACGAAACAATTCGCTCCAAGACATCTATGTCACCCCGAAGATAACCGAATCGCAAAATATGTTCAAAGAAAAAATCTATAAGCCGATGGTAGGGATTGCCCCATCCGGTGCTACTCAAAGACTCGACCTCAATCCGATTGACGCACTCTCATATGCATCAAAAGAGACATACACCTCTTCTTTGCTCATTTTCCAAAGTGTTCAAAAACTGATTACAGGGGTTGTACCGGCGAAAGAAGTAGGCGGTGTCGTCAGTATCGTCAAAATTACTGCCGATGCAACGGCATACGGCTGGATGAGTCTCCTCTTTTTCTCGGCACTGATCTCTGTCAACTTAGGGGTGCTTAATCTCCTCCCTATCCCGGCGCTCGATGGAGGACATATCATGTTTAATCTTTATGAGATCATCCGTCGCAAAGCTCCGAGTGAAGCGGTAATGACTCAGCTCACGATCGGAGGATGGATAGTATTGCTCGGCCTTATGAGTCTTGGCCTTTATAACGATATTACGAGGTTGATGCAATGA
- a CDS encoding enoyl-ACP reductase, translated as MANMKGKTLVITGATKGIGQAIAEKFAQQGVNIAFTYNSNGETAAILAQEWESKYGVKARAYPLNILEPDEFKPLFEAIDADFDRVDFFVSNAMIYGRPVVGGYGKFMRLKPRGLNNIYTATVNAFVVGTQEAAKRMEKVGGGAVVTMSSTGNLIYIENYAGHGTNKAAVEAMARYAAVELGEMNIRVNAVSGGPIDTDALKAFTNYEEVKAETVKRSALNRMGSPDDIAGAVYFLCTEEASWITGQTIIVDGGTTFR; from the coding sequence ATGGCAAATATGAAAGGTAAAACACTCGTAATTACAGGAGCAACCAAAGGGATCGGACAAGCGATCGCAGAAAAATTTGCTCAGCAGGGTGTAAACATTGCTTTTACCTACAATTCCAACGGTGAAACAGCAGCTATTTTAGCCCAAGAGTGGGAGAGCAAATACGGCGTAAAAGCTCGTGCGTATCCTCTCAATATTTTAGAGCCGGATGAGTTTAAACCTCTTTTTGAAGCAATTGATGCCGATTTTGACCGTGTCGACTTTTTTGTCAGTAATGCAATGATCTACGGCCGTCCGGTTGTCGGCGGATACGGAAAATTTATGCGTCTCAAACCGCGTGGGCTTAACAACATCTACACCGCTACCGTCAATGCATTCGTTGTCGGAACCCAAGAAGCGGCAAAACGGATGGAAAAAGTGGGCGGCGGTGCCGTCGTAACGATGTCTAGTACCGGTAATCTTATCTACATCGAAAACTATGCGGGTCACGGAACCAATAAAGCAGCCGTTGAAGCGATGGCACGTTACGCAGCCGTAGAGCTCGGAGAGATGAACATCCGTGTTAATGCCGTATCAGGAGGACCGATCGATACCGATGCACTCAAAGCGTTCACCAACTATGAAGAGGTCAAAGCCGAAACGGTAAAACGCTCAGCACTTAACCGTATGGGAAGCCCTGACGACATCGCAGGTGCCGTTTATTTCCTCTGTACCGAAGAGGCGAGCTGGATCACCGGTCAAACAATCATTGTTGACGGTGGCACAACATTTAGATGA
- the pgsA gene encoding CDP-diacylglycerol--glycerol-3-phosphate 3-phosphatidyltransferase: MINIPNILAFIRLLIAPLMFWIILNPQVFTDAGWDISWNYYMASLLFVIASTTDFFDGYVARELDQITIVGQILDPLADKMLTLAAFLGLMMTGAASAWAIYIIIVRELFITGLRTLSLSEGIDISASWAGKVKTVAQMIAIGFLLMHWPFGDVLLWIAVALTLYSGGEYLVGFAKAYQSKEHTA, encoded by the coding sequence ATGATTAATATTCCCAATATCTTAGCCTTTATACGCCTTCTTATCGCTCCACTGATGTTTTGGATTATTCTTAATCCTCAAGTATTTACCGATGCCGGATGGGATATCAGCTGGAACTATTACATGGCATCGTTACTGTTTGTCATCGCCAGTACAACCGATTTTTTCGACGGTTATGTCGCACGTGAACTCGATCAAATTACCATCGTCGGGCAGATTCTCGATCCTCTCGCGGATAAAATGCTTACCCTCGCCGCTTTTTTGGGTTTAATGATGACCGGTGCCGCATCGGCATGGGCTATTTACATCATCATCGTACGTGAACTCTTCATCACTGGACTTCGTACACTCTCCCTCTCAGAGGGGATCGATATCAGTGCCTCATGGGCAGGCAAAGTCAAAACCGTTGCACAGATGATTGCGATCGGATTTTTGCTGATGCATTGGCCGTTTGGTGATGTTCTCCTTTGGATTGCGGTGGCATTAACCCTCTACTCAGGCGGTGAATACCTCGTCGGATTCGCCAAAGCATATCAATCCAAGGAGCATACAGCATGA